CTTGATCTTTTTTCCCGGGTGCCTCCCAATAATCGCGTGAAGAAACCCAACGTCATATGGTTTGTTTGTGATCAAATGCGTGGCCAGGCTACCGGCTACAACGGTGATCCCAACGTGTTTACTCCCAACCTCGACAACATGGCCATCTGCGGTGCTGCCTTCCCGCAAGCGGTTTCCGGCTACCCGTTGTGCTGCCCGTTTCGCGCAAGCATGCTCACTGGCCGCTACGCGCACAACCACTCGGTGAAGATCCACGAGGACAAGCTGGAGACTTCCTATCAGACCATTGCCGACGTTTTCAATGAGCACGACTACGAGACCATTTACCTCGGCAAATGGCACTTGGCGGGTATGAAAGAGCGTGAAGGGCGCACTGTGCTGCGCACTGTTGCGCGCGAAGACCGCTTCCGCTTCGACACCTGGATCGGCTACGAAAATAACAACAGCCAGTGGGACCTCTACCTCCACGGGCACGAGGGAGATGAAGAAATTCCCCACTTTAAACTGATCGATTACGAGACCGACGCCCTCACCGATATGGCGCTGGAGCGCATCAAGGCGCGCAAGGATTCCGACAAACCGTTTTTCATGGTGGTCTCGGTCCAGCCACCGCATGTGCCTTGCCTCGCGCCGCCGGAGCACCGCCGCTACCAGGCGCAGCAATTGGAGCTGCGCCCCAATGTGTCCGCGAAAGAAGAAGACAAGGCACGCTTCGATTTATCCGGCTACTACGCGCAGATCGAAAACATCGATCACAACGTCGGCCGCATCATAGAGACGCTTCGTGTGGAAGAAATGATCGACGACACGCACGTCATTTTCTTCTCCGACCACGGAGACCAGATGGGCAGCCAAGGTGCCTTTGGTAAATGCGTGCCCTATGAGGAGTCGGCCCGCGTGCCATTTCTGATCGGCGGTGGCCAGCCCATGAATTACTACGGCCTAGCCGGCAAGAAAGACTGCCTGATCAACCACGTGGACATTGCTCCGACGACGCTCGGTATCTGCGGCATCGAAACGCCGGACTGGATGGAGGGCTTCGACTACTCCCACCGTCGCACCGGCAAGGAGCACGCTG
This is a stretch of genomic DNA from Cerasicoccus sp. TK19100. It encodes these proteins:
- a CDS encoding sulfatase family protein, whose protein sequence is MKKPNVIWFVCDQMRGQATGYNGDPNVFTPNLDNMAICGAAFPQAVSGYPLCCPFRASMLTGRYAHNHSVKIHEDKLETSYQTIADVFNEHDYETIYLGKWHLAGMKEREGRTVLRTVAREDRFRFDTWIGYENNNSQWDLYLHGHEGDEEIPHFKLIDYETDALTDMALERIKARKDSDKPFFMVVSVQPPHVPCLAPPEHRRYQAQQLELRPNVSAKEEDKARFDLSGYYAQIENIDHNVGRIIETLRVEEMIDDTHVIFFSDHGDQMGSQGAFGKCVPYEESARVPFLIGGGQPMNYYGLAGKKDCLINHVDIAPTTLGICGIETPDWMEGFDYSHRRTGKEHADRVHKEPDSAFLQLIGDRESGYAWRCVITRDGWKYAAARGRNHWLMYDLNNDPYEQTNLAFNTWYYQKRCELKALLQDWIDKTGDDFELPED